A single window of Gossypium hirsutum isolate 1008001.06 chromosome A10, Gossypium_hirsutum_v2.1, whole genome shotgun sequence DNA harbors:
- the LOC107925208 gene encoding nucleobase-ascorbate transporter 2 isoform X1, giving the protein MAEPKPEEISHPPMDQLQGLEYCIDSNPSWGEAIALGFQHYILALGTAVMIPSFLVPLMGGTDDDKVRVVQTLLFVEGINTLLQTLFGTRLPTVIGGSYAFMVPIISIIHDTTLLNIEDNHMRFLYTMRAVQGALIVASSIQIILGYSQMWAICTRFFSPLGMIPVIALVGFGLFDKGFPVVGRCVEIGIPMLILFIAFSQYLKNFHTKQLPILERFALIISITVIWAYAHLLTASGAYKHRPELTQLNCRTDKANLISSAPWIKIPYPLQWGAPTFDAGHAFGMMAAVLVSLIESTGSYKAAARLASATPPPAHILSRGIGWQGIGILLDGLFGTLTGSTVSVENVGLLGSTRVGSRRVIQISAGFMIFFSILGKFGALFASIPFTIFAAVYCVLFGIVASVGLSFMQFTNMNSMRNLFIIGVALFLGLSVPEYYREYTAKALHGPAHTRAVWFNDFLNTIFFSSPTVALIVAVLLDNTLDYKDSARDRGMPWWANFRTFKGDSRSEEFYSLPFNLNRFFPPS; this is encoded by the exons ATGGCAGAACCAAAACCTGAAGAAATAAGTCACCCACCAATGGACCAACTTCAAGGCCTAGAGTACTGCATTGACTCAAATCCTTCTTGGG GAGAAGCTATAGCTTTGGGGTTTCAACATTACATTTTGGCCTTAGGAACTGCTGTGATGATCCCTTCTTTTCTTGTTCCTTTAATGGGAGGAACTGAT GATGATAAAGTTAGAGTGGTGCAGACACTGTTATTTGTTGAAGGGATtaatacacttttacaaacaCTATTTGGAACTCGATTACCTACTGTTATTGGAGGGTCTTATGCCTTCATGGTTCCCATTATATCAATAATCCATGATACTACTTTGCTAAACATTGAGGATAACCATATG AGATTTCTATATACTATGAGAGCCGTCCAAGGTGCACTAATAGTAGCATCAAGCATACAAATTATCTTGGGGTATAGTCAGATGTGGGCCATTTGCACCAG GTTCTTTAGCCCCCTTGGAATGATTCCGGTTATTGCACTAGTCGGCTTTGGTTTGTTTGACAAAGGCTTCCCTGTG GTCGGTCGCTGCGTCGAAATTGGGATCCCAATGCTTATTCTATTTATAGCCTTCTCTCAG TACTTGAAGAATTTCCACACAAAGCAACTGCCAATACTGGAGCGGTTTGCCCTCATTATATCGATCACGGTAATTTGGGCATATGCACATCTCTTGACAGCGAGTGGTGCATACAAACATCGTCCCGAGTTAACACAATTAAATTGCAGAACTGACAAGGCCAACCTCATTTCTTCTGCCCCATG GATAAAGATTCCTTATCCTCTTCAATGGGGTGCTCCTACATTTGATGCTGGTCATGCTTTTGGAATGATGGCTGCTGTTTTAGTCTCATTGATTGAG TCAACAGGTTCTTACAAGGCTGCTGCACGCCTAGCGAGTGCCACACCACCTCCAGCTCATATTCTTAGCCGTGGTATTGGTTGGCAAGGCATCGGAATCCTTTTGGATGGATTATTTGGAACACTGACTGGTTCAACTGTCTCTGT GGAAAATGTGGGGCTTCTTGGAAGCACTCGTGTTGGAAGCCGCAGGGTCATTCAAATCTCGGCTGGCTTTATGATATTCTTTTCGATATTAG GAAAATTTGGAGCGTTGTTCGCATCAATACCGTTCACCATATTTGCTGCTGTGTATTGTGTTTTGTTTGGTATTGTTG CTTCTGTGGGGCTGTCATTCATGCAATTTACAAACATGAACTCCATGAGAAACCTATTCATCATAGGTGTTGCACTGTTCTTAGGCTTGTCGGTTCCCGAGTACTATAGAGAATACACTGCCAAGGCACTTCATGGTCCTGCTCATACCAGGGCTGTATGG TTCAATGATTTCCTTAATACCATCTTCTTTTCATCTCCAACTGTTGCATTGATTGTTGCCGTACTCCTAGACAACACACTTGACTACAAAGATAGTGCTCGAGATAGAGGAATGCCATGGTGGGCTAATTTCCGCACATTCAAAGGAGATAGCCGGAGTGAAGAGTTTTATTCACTCCCTTTCAATCTCAATCGTTTCTTCCCTCCGTCATAG
- the LOC107925208 gene encoding nucleobase-ascorbate transporter 2 isoform X2 translates to MIPSFLVPLMGGTDDDKVRVVQTLLFVEGINTLLQTLFGTRLPTVIGGSYAFMVPIISIIHDTTLLNIEDNHMRFLYTMRAVQGALIVASSIQIILGYSQMWAICTRFFSPLGMIPVIALVGFGLFDKGFPVVGRCVEIGIPMLILFIAFSQYLKNFHTKQLPILERFALIISITVIWAYAHLLTASGAYKHRPELTQLNCRTDKANLISSAPWIKIPYPLQWGAPTFDAGHAFGMMAAVLVSLIESTGSYKAAARLASATPPPAHILSRGIGWQGIGILLDGLFGTLTGSTVSVENVGLLGSTRVGSRRVIQISAGFMIFFSILGKFGALFASIPFTIFAAVYCVLFGIVASVGLSFMQFTNMNSMRNLFIIGVALFLGLSVPEYYREYTAKALHGPAHTRAVWFNDFLNTIFFSSPTVALIVAVLLDNTLDYKDSARDRGMPWWANFRTFKGDSRSEEFYSLPFNLNRFFPPS, encoded by the exons ATGATCCCTTCTTTTCTTGTTCCTTTAATGGGAGGAACTGAT GATGATAAAGTTAGAGTGGTGCAGACACTGTTATTTGTTGAAGGGATtaatacacttttacaaacaCTATTTGGAACTCGATTACCTACTGTTATTGGAGGGTCTTATGCCTTCATGGTTCCCATTATATCAATAATCCATGATACTACTTTGCTAAACATTGAGGATAACCATATG AGATTTCTATATACTATGAGAGCCGTCCAAGGTGCACTAATAGTAGCATCAAGCATACAAATTATCTTGGGGTATAGTCAGATGTGGGCCATTTGCACCAG GTTCTTTAGCCCCCTTGGAATGATTCCGGTTATTGCACTAGTCGGCTTTGGTTTGTTTGACAAAGGCTTCCCTGTG GTCGGTCGCTGCGTCGAAATTGGGATCCCAATGCTTATTCTATTTATAGCCTTCTCTCAG TACTTGAAGAATTTCCACACAAAGCAACTGCCAATACTGGAGCGGTTTGCCCTCATTATATCGATCACGGTAATTTGGGCATATGCACATCTCTTGACAGCGAGTGGTGCATACAAACATCGTCCCGAGTTAACACAATTAAATTGCAGAACTGACAAGGCCAACCTCATTTCTTCTGCCCCATG GATAAAGATTCCTTATCCTCTTCAATGGGGTGCTCCTACATTTGATGCTGGTCATGCTTTTGGAATGATGGCTGCTGTTTTAGTCTCATTGATTGAG TCAACAGGTTCTTACAAGGCTGCTGCACGCCTAGCGAGTGCCACACCACCTCCAGCTCATATTCTTAGCCGTGGTATTGGTTGGCAAGGCATCGGAATCCTTTTGGATGGATTATTTGGAACACTGACTGGTTCAACTGTCTCTGT GGAAAATGTGGGGCTTCTTGGAAGCACTCGTGTTGGAAGCCGCAGGGTCATTCAAATCTCGGCTGGCTTTATGATATTCTTTTCGATATTAG GAAAATTTGGAGCGTTGTTCGCATCAATACCGTTCACCATATTTGCTGCTGTGTATTGTGTTTTGTTTGGTATTGTTG CTTCTGTGGGGCTGTCATTCATGCAATTTACAAACATGAACTCCATGAGAAACCTATTCATCATAGGTGTTGCACTGTTCTTAGGCTTGTCGGTTCCCGAGTACTATAGAGAATACACTGCCAAGGCACTTCATGGTCCTGCTCATACCAGGGCTGTATGG TTCAATGATTTCCTTAATACCATCTTCTTTTCATCTCCAACTGTTGCATTGATTGTTGCCGTACTCCTAGACAACACACTTGACTACAAAGATAGTGCTCGAGATAGAGGAATGCCATGGTGGGCTAATTTCCGCACATTCAAAGGAGATAGCCGGAGTGAAGAGTTTTATTCACTCCCTTTCAATCTCAATCGTTTCTTCCCTCCGTCATAG
- the LOC107925270 gene encoding SAP30-binding protein isoform X1, producing MASRKKESEGIALLSMYNDEDDEEMGDIEEGDHRQNQQTGEEEEQQQEGQPLEEENDYRESNNNMEEDSRTNDNTPPFPHQNTILSQQQQEPSVSSPQQPQTLVSSKRSGGGRLTIVDYGHDEAAMSPEPEEGELGNSDDLMIGIDQQNANGDFQGKTPPGAVQLTPQSSDLEPLQPESLTNAVNESDGVEVEEAVSVDNVDPLDKFLPPPPKVKCSEELQRKIDKFLNLKRAGKSFNAEVRNRKDYRNPDFLLHAVRYQDIDQIGSCFSKDVFDPHGYDKSDFYDEIEADMKCERERKEQESKKNQKVEFVPGGNQPGAVLPAPKVSMPTAVAAGSGLPSGPTAVDNNIVRDGRQNKKSKWDKVDSDRRNPFPAGSQHSLSAAGAHTVILSAANAGTGYTAFAQQKRRETEEKKSSEKSFNAVKQA from the exons ATGGCGTCGAGGAAAAAGGAATCCGAAGGGATTGCCTTGCTATCCATGTACAACGATGAAGATGACGAAGAAATGGGAGACATCGAAGAAGGTGACCACCGGCAAAACCAACAAACTGGGGAAGAAGAAGAACAACAACAAGAAGGGCAGCCGCTAGAAGAAGAAAACGATTACAGAGAATCTAATAACAATATGGAAGAAGATTCGAGAACCAACGATAATACGCCTCCTTTTCCTCACCAAAACACCATTCTTTCACAACAACAGCAGGAGCCTTCTGTTTCTTCGCCGCAGCAACCTCAAACTTTGGTTTCGTCGAAGAGAAGTGGAGGAGGAAGGCTGACCATTGTTGATTATGGCCACGATGAAGCTGCCATGTCACCGGAGCCTGAG GAAGGGGAACTAGGAAACAGTGATGACCTCATGATTGGCATAGATCAACAGAATGCCAATG GTGATTTTCAAGGAAAAACGCCTCCGGGGGCTGTTCAGCTGACTCCACAATCATCGGACTTAGAACCATTACAGCCTGAGAGCTTGACCAATGCTGTTAATGAATCAGATGGTGTAGAAGTTGAGGAAGCCGTTTCTGTAGACAATGTTGATCCCTTGGATAAGTTTCTTCCACCTCCACCAAAGGTCAAGTGCTCGGAGGAGCTACAA AGGAAAATAGATAAATTTCTCAACTTGAAGAGAGCTGGAAAAAGCTTCAATGCTGAAGTTCGGAATAGGAAGGATTATAGGAACCCTGACTTTTTGCTGCATGCTGTGAGGTATCAAGATATTGATCAGATAGGGTCTTGCTTCAGTAAAGATGTGTTCGATCCTCATGGATATGACAAAAGCGACTTCTATGATGAAATAG AGGCTGATATGAAATGTGAAAGGGAGAGGAAGGAACAAGAAAGCAAGAAGAACCAAAAGGTCGAATTTGTACCTGGTGGAAATCAACCTGGAGCGGTTCTTCCTGCTCCAAAAGTTAGCATGCCTACTGCAG TTGCGGCTGGGAGTGGTTTGCCTTCAGGTCCGACTGCAGTGGATAACAACATTGTGCGGGATGGTAGACAAAACAAGAAATCAAAATGGGATAAG GTGGATAGTGATAGAAGGAATCCTTTTCCTGCTGGATCACAGCATTCTCTATCTGCTGCTGGAGCACATACAGTTATATTATCAGCTGCTAATGCTGGAACCGGGTACACAGCTTTTGC ACAGCAGAAACGgcgagaaacagaagagaaaaaaTCCAGTGAAAAGAG CTTTAACGCAGTAAAGCAAGCGTAG
- the LOC107925270 gene encoding SAP30-binding protein isoform X2: MASRKKESEGIALLSMYNDEDDEEMGDIEEGDHRQNQQTGEEEEQQQEGQPLEEENDYRESNNNMEEDSRTNDNTPPFPHQNTILSQQQQEPSVSSPQQPQTLVSSKRSGGGRLTIVDYGHDEAAMSPEPEEGELGNSDDLMIGIDQQNANGDFQGKTPPGAVQLTPQSSDLEPLQPESLTNAVNESDGVEVEEAVSVDNVDPLDKFLPPPPKVKCSEELQRKIDKFLNLKRAGKSFNAEVRNRKDYRNPDFLLHAVRYQDIDQIGSCFSKDVFDPHGYDKSDFYDEIEADMKCERERKEQESKKNQKVEFVPGGNQPGAVLPAPKVSMPTAVAAGSGLPSGPTAVDNNIVRDGRQNKKSKWDKVDSDRRNPFPAGSQHSLSAAGAHTVILSAANAGTGYTAFAQQKRRETEEKKSSEKRLDRRS, from the exons ATGGCGTCGAGGAAAAAGGAATCCGAAGGGATTGCCTTGCTATCCATGTACAACGATGAAGATGACGAAGAAATGGGAGACATCGAAGAAGGTGACCACCGGCAAAACCAACAAACTGGGGAAGAAGAAGAACAACAACAAGAAGGGCAGCCGCTAGAAGAAGAAAACGATTACAGAGAATCTAATAACAATATGGAAGAAGATTCGAGAACCAACGATAATACGCCTCCTTTTCCTCACCAAAACACCATTCTTTCACAACAACAGCAGGAGCCTTCTGTTTCTTCGCCGCAGCAACCTCAAACTTTGGTTTCGTCGAAGAGAAGTGGAGGAGGAAGGCTGACCATTGTTGATTATGGCCACGATGAAGCTGCCATGTCACCGGAGCCTGAG GAAGGGGAACTAGGAAACAGTGATGACCTCATGATTGGCATAGATCAACAGAATGCCAATG GTGATTTTCAAGGAAAAACGCCTCCGGGGGCTGTTCAGCTGACTCCACAATCATCGGACTTAGAACCATTACAGCCTGAGAGCTTGACCAATGCTGTTAATGAATCAGATGGTGTAGAAGTTGAGGAAGCCGTTTCTGTAGACAATGTTGATCCCTTGGATAAGTTTCTTCCACCTCCACCAAAGGTCAAGTGCTCGGAGGAGCTACAA AGGAAAATAGATAAATTTCTCAACTTGAAGAGAGCTGGAAAAAGCTTCAATGCTGAAGTTCGGAATAGGAAGGATTATAGGAACCCTGACTTTTTGCTGCATGCTGTGAGGTATCAAGATATTGATCAGATAGGGTCTTGCTTCAGTAAAGATGTGTTCGATCCTCATGGATATGACAAAAGCGACTTCTATGATGAAATAG AGGCTGATATGAAATGTGAAAGGGAGAGGAAGGAACAAGAAAGCAAGAAGAACCAAAAGGTCGAATTTGTACCTGGTGGAAATCAACCTGGAGCGGTTCTTCCTGCTCCAAAAGTTAGCATGCCTACTGCAG TTGCGGCTGGGAGTGGTTTGCCTTCAGGTCCGACTGCAGTGGATAACAACATTGTGCGGGATGGTAGACAAAACAAGAAATCAAAATGGGATAAG GTGGATAGTGATAGAAGGAATCCTTTTCCTGCTGGATCACAGCATTCTCTATCTGCTGCTGGAGCACATACAGTTATATTATCAGCTGCTAATGCTGGAACCGGGTACACAGCTTTTGC ACAGCAGAAACGgcgagaaacagaagagaaaaaaTCCAGTGAAAAGAGGTTGGATAGAAGATCTtaa
- the LOC107925222 gene encoding CBL-interacting serine/threonine-protein kinase 12, protein MDSTSKSNAATSSKKDANNGQTLLLGRYEVGKLLGHGTFAKVYHARNVKSGDSVAIKVIDKEKILKSGLIAHIKREISILRRVRHPNIVQLFEVMATKSKIYFVMEYVRGGELFNKVAKGRLKEDVARKYFQQLISAVHFCHARGVYHRDLKPENLLLDENGDLKVSDFGLSAVSDQIRQDGLFHTFCGTPAYVAPEVLARKGYDAAKVDIWSCGVILFVLMAGYLPFQDQNIMAMYKKIYKGEFRCPRWFSPELIRLLTKLLDTNPETRITIPEIMEKRWFKKGFKHIKFYIEDDKLCSVEDDDNDVGPCSDQSSMSESETELETRKRVGTLPRPASLNAFDLISFSPGFNLSGLFEEGEEGSRFVSGAPVSTIISKLEEIAKVVSFTVRKKDCRVSLEGSREGAKGPLSIAAEIFELTPSLVVVEVKKKGGERGEYEDFCNRELKPGLEKLMVEESQSSAAASPATSSSYLPSDTE, encoded by the coding sequence ATGGATTCCACCTCCAAGTCCAACGCCGCAACCTCATCAAAGAAAGACGCCAACAATGGCCAAACTCTTCTCTTAGGACGCTACGAGGTCGGCAAGCTCCTCGGCCATGGCACTTTCGCTAAAGTCTACCACGCTCGTAACGTCAAATCCGGTGATAGCGTAGCCATCAAAGTGATCGACAAGGAAAAGATTCTCAAGAGTGGTTTAATCGCTCACATCAAGCGCGAAATCTCTATTCTCCGCCGCGTTCGCCACCCGAACATCGTGCAATTATTTGAAGTCATGGCTACTAAGTCCAAGATCTACTTCGTTATGGAATACGTTCGTGGTGGTGAACTGTTCAATAAAGTGGCTAAAGGGCGATTAAAAGAAGATGTTGCTAGGAAGTATTTCCAGCAATTAATCTCGGCCGTTCATTTTTGCCACGCGCGTGGCGTTTACCACCGTGACCTGAAACCTGAAAATCTACTTCTCGATGAAAATGGGGATTTGAAAGTCTCTGATTTCGGGTTGAGTGCTGTATCGGATCAGATCCGGCAAGACGGTTTGTTTCATACGTTTTGTGGAACCCCGGCTTATGTTGCGCCGGAAGTTTTGGCGAGGAAAGGATACGATGCGGCGAAAGTAGATATCTGGTCTTGTGGAGTGATTTTATTTGTTCTAATGGCAGGGTATTTACCATTTCAAGATCAGAACATTATGGCTATGTACAAGAAGATTTACAAGGGTGAGTTTCGGTGTCCGAGATGGTTTTCACCCGAGTTAATTCGGTTACTTACCAAACTCCTAGACACCAACCCGGAAACAAGAATTACGATTCCAGAAATCATGGAGAAACGCTGGTTCAAAAAGGGGTTTAAACATATTAAGTTCTACATCGAAGATGATAAGTTATGCAGTGTCGAAGACGATGATAATGATGTTGGGCCATGTTCAGACCAATCATCAATGTCTGAGTCAGAAACAGAGTTGGAAACGAGGAAACGAGTTGGCACATTGCCAAGGCCAGCTAGTTTAAACGCGTTCGACCTTATATCTTTCTCCCCAGGGTTCAACCTATCCGGGTTGTTCGAGGAAGGAGAAGAAGGTTCCCGGTTTGTTTCAGGGGCACCGGTTTCGACAATCATATCGAAATTGGAGGAGATAGCCAAGGTTGTTAGCTTTACTGTGAGGAAAAAGGATTGTAGAGTGAGCTTGGAGGGTTCTAGAGAAGGAGCTAAAGGTCCATTATCGATTGCTGCTGAGATATTCGAATTAACCCCTTCATTAGTCGTTGTGgaagtgaagaagaaaggagGGGAACGAGGAGAGTATGAGGACTTTTGTAACAGGGAATTGAAACCCGGCTTAGAGAAATTAATGGTGGAGGAATCACAATCTTCTGCAGCAGCTTCACCTGCTACTTCATCATCATATTTACCTTCGGATACTGAATAG